In Maniola hyperantus chromosome 13, iAphHyp1.2, whole genome shotgun sequence, one genomic interval encodes:
- the LOC117987479 gene encoding uncharacterized protein isoform X1, whose protein sequence is MGSMKMIRRSLWFLAVVSLQTQAQKSRIEDVQTVPSDLRRAVSEAIAAERRFLLGAKDVYNCTSEEDDVSNTPCPPSKYRSASGECNNVRHRPWGRRGDVLIRLLPPNYADGVSQPMSPPRLPEPALAIMAVAQLAQPAEHDYVTSMLAAWGQFVMDDLIATVNGNKKCEGSVCEYIRSAPTRNIDNCVFEHREQMNMATGVLDGSALYGSSEKELRSLRLYDAGKMDVGSCRKCNDGSPTAPLYKTLVAEHNRIAGQLYSMNPFWEDNTLFLEARRAMAAIIQHITYNEFLPVLLGEVGMAKAELKLTSLGFWRGYSSSNRAGAYAELVSVAPIFNAMMNEKLLNTTVTLQDLVKTNSHQVSRFPASVQWDLNRARDHGLPSYLKVLRMCDPMANVKSYGDFDKLGFDRTHQEMMADMYRNAEDIELMIAGAIEKPASGAVIGSTLACVLAFQFANLKKSDRFWYENDLPPSSFAPEQLAAIRKVSLAGLLCAADETLSRIQPKAFVKEDPYLNAAQQCSQHSSLEVSAWRDDTGAKAAERLSQDMLAAAMHKAKQEMADRKRLEYMLWETHGGADPKSPVGTAASFSKANKYALKLANTSLFFEFATNELLNSVNGRRRKRQIFSDSLGFGSANDFVDSLQSVDVSSFLGQDQLGPVIEPQCDDSSSCDPDNPFRTYTGHCNNLRNPNLGKSLTTFARLLPPVYEDGVSRPRINSVTGTPLPSPRIVSTVIHPDISNLHTRYTLMVMQFAQFLDHELTMTPIHKGFHESIPDCRSCDSPRTVHPECNPFPVPRGDHYYPEVNITSGERLCFPFMRSLPGQQQLGPREQVNQNTAFIDASVVYGENPCIVRKLRGFNGRLNATANPLNGRDLLPRSDSHPECKAPSGYCFIAGDGRASEQPGLTAIHTIFLREHNRVIEGLRGVNPHWDADLLFEHARRIIAAQLSHVIYNEFLPRLLSWNAVNLYGLKLLPSGYYKEYSPTCNPAIVTEFAAAAFRFGHSLLRPHLPRLSPNYTPVDPPILLRDGFFRPDMFMNHPPMVDELIRGLSSTPMETLDQFITGEVTNHLFEDRKIPFSGIDLVALNVQRARDHGVPSYNNYRALCNLKRATTFEDLAREIPDEVIARFKRIYATVDDIDLFPGGMSERPLQGGLVGPTFACIIAIQFRQLRKCDRFWYENDNRAARFTEQQLAEIRKTTLSKILCDNFDVASDIQRAAFDLPSNFLNPRVPCSSLPKIDLSAWRESSTQGCLIAARNVALGDSAFPSPCTSCICTVEGAQCASLRITDCAQLWREWPREAVLHDDVCTAQCGAAPAQPRAPRRQNINFKFPDLTPFIAK, encoded by the exons GATAAGACGAAGTCTATGGTTTTTGGCGGTTGTGTCGCTACAGACACAGGCGCAGAAAAGCAGAATAGAAGACGTACAAACCGTTCCTAGTGACTTAAGAAGAGCCGTTAGCGAAGCGATAGCTGCTGAGAGAAGGTTTTTGCTGGGAGCTAAGGATGT GTATAATTGTACTTCTGAGGAGGACGATGTAAGCAACACGCCGTGTCCTCCCAGCAAGTACCGCAGCGCCAGCGGGGAGTGCAACAACGTCAGGCATCGGCCGTGGGGAAGAAGGGGCGATGTACTCATACGACTTCTGCCTCCGAATTACGCTGATG GTGTGTCACAGCCAATGTCACCCCCTCGTCTGCCAGAGCCAGCGCTGGCGATCATGGCGGTGGCACAATTGGCACAACCCGCGGAGCATGACTACGTCACCAGCATGCTGGCTGCCTGGGGACAGTTTGTGATGGACGACCTCATCGCTACAGTCAACGGAAATAAG aaatgTGAGGGTTCAGTTTGCGAGTATATACGTTCAGCACCGACGAGAAATATCGACAACTGTGTTTTTG AGCACAGGGAACAAATGAACATGGCAACGGGTGTATTAGACGGTTCAGCTCTGTACGGAAGCTCGGAGAAAGAGCTCCGGTCGCTGCGGTTGTATGACGCAGGGAAAATGGACGTGGGCTCTTGTCGCAA ATGTAACGACGGTTCGCCAACAGCTCCTCTATACAAGACCCTGGTAGCAGAACACAACCGCATAGCCGGCCAACTGTACTCCATGAATCCTTTCTGGGAAGACAACACTCTGTTCTTAGAGGCTCGCCGAGCAATGGCCGCAATCATCCAGCACATTACTTATAATGAGTTCCTGCCAGTCTTATTGGGAGAG gttggAATGGCCAAAGCAGAGCTAAAACTAACTTCCCTGGGATTCTGGCGCGGATATTCTAGTTCCAACCGTGCCGGTGCGTACGCCGAATTGGTCTCAGTTGCTCCGATTTTTAACGCTATGATGAATGAGAAATTG CTAAACACTACAGTAACTCTTCAAGACCTGGTCAAAACAAATTCTCACCAAGTATCTAGGTTTCCCGCATCAGTCCAATGGGACCTCAATCGAGCTCGCGATCATGGCCTGCCGTCGTATCTGAAGGTTCTACGCATGTGCGACCCCATGGCAAATGTCAAGTCCTACGGTGATTTCGATAAACTCGGTTTCGATAGAACTCACCAGGAAATGATGGCCGATATGTACAG AAACGCTGAAGACATTGAGCTGATGATAGCTGGAGCTATAGAGAAACCTGCTTCTGGTGCAGTCATTGGATCTACTTTAGCATGCGTATTGGCTTTTCAATTCGCTAACTTGAAAAAGAGTGATAG GTTCTGGTATGAAAATGACCTTCCCCCATCTTCCTTCGCTCCGGAACAACTTGCAGCTATCAGAAAAGTATCTCTTGCTGGTCTGTTGTGTGCTGCTGACGAGACTCTTAGCCGCATTCAACCTAAAGCCTTCGTCAAGGAAGATCCGTACTT GAACGCAGCACAACAGTGCTCGCAGCACAGCAGCCTGGAGGTGTCGGCGTGGCGCGACGACACGGGTGCCAAGGCCGCCGAGCGCCTATCGCAGGACATGCTCGCCGCCGCGATGCACAAGGCCAAGCAGGAGATGGCCGACCGGAAGAGGCTCGAGTACATGCTGTGGGAAACAC ATGGAGGGGCTGATCCTAAGTCACCAGTTGGAACAGCAGCCTCGTTCTCCAAGGCTAACAAATACGCCCTGAAGCTCGCCAACACTTCATTGTTCTTTGAGTTCGCCACCAATGAACTTCTGAATTCTGTTAATGG GCGTCGTCGCAAGCGTCAGATCTTCAGCGATTCCCTCGGATTCGGTTCAGCAAATGACTTCGTGGATTCCCTACAATCCGTCGACGTCAGTAGCTTCCTCGGTCAGGACCAGCTCGGGCCGGTCATTGAGCCCCAGTGCGACGACAGTAGCAGCTGCGACCCTGACAACCCGTTCAGGACTTACACCGGACATTGTAATAACTTGAGGAACCCTAACTTGGGGAAGAGTTTGACTACCTTTGCGAGGTTACTGCCGCCCGTTTATGAAGATG GTGTAAGTCGTCCCCGCATCAACTCCGTGACTGGAACGCCGCTGCCCTCGCCTCGTATCGTGTCTACAGTCATCCACCCTGACATCTCCAATCTGCACACTCGCTACACTTTGATGGTGATGCAGTTCGCGCAGTTTCTCGATCACGAACTTACTATGACTCCAATTCATAAAG GTTTCCACGAATCGATCCCCGATTGTCGATCATGTGACTCGCCTAGAACCGTGCACCCTGAGTGCAATCCATTCCCCGTGCCTCGTGGAGATCACTACTACCCTGAAGTCAACATTACATCGGGTGAACGATTGTGCTTCCCCTTCATGAGAAGTTTACCTGGACAGCAGCAATTAG GACCTCGTGAGCAAGTAAACCAAAATACGGCATTCATCGACGCGTCGGTGGTGTACGGCGAGAACCCGTGCATTGTGCGCAAGCTGCGTGGCTTCAACGGCCGCCTCAATGCCACGGCCAACCCGCTCAACGGCCGCGACCTGCTGCCGCGTTCCGACAGCCATCCCGAGTGCAAGGCTCCTAGCGGATACTGTTTCATTGCTG GTGACGGCAGAGCATCCGAGCAGCCTGGTCTAACCGCTATTCACACAATCTTCCTCCGAGAGCACAACCGCGTGATAGAAGGCTTACGAGGCGTCAACCCTCACTGGGATGCTGACCTTTTGTTCGAGCATGCTCGTCGCATCATCGCCGCGCAACTGTCCCATGTCATCTACAATGAGTTCTTGCCGAGATTGCTTTCCTGGAACGCGGTCAATCTTTACGGACTCAAGTTGTTGCCTTCTG GTTATTACAAGGAATACTCGCCAACATGCAACCCAGCCATCGTGACGGAATTCGCAGCTGCCGCGTTCAGATTTGGCCACTCGCTGCTCAGGCCGCACTTACCGCGTCTGTCACCAAACTACACACCAGTCGACCCACCTATCCTACTGAGAGACGGATTCTTCAGACCTGACATGTTCATGAAC caTCCACCAATGGTAGACGAGCTTATCAGAGGCCTTTCATCCACCCCCATGGAAACACTAGATCAATTCATCACGGGTGAAGTCACCAACCATCTGTTCGAGGATCGCAAAATTCCATTCTCTGGCATAGATTTAGTCGCCCTAAACGTACAAAGAGCGAGAGATCACGGCGTTCCCAGCTATAACAACTACAGAGCATTGTGTAACCTGAAGAGAGCGACTACCTTCGAAGACTTGGCTAGAGAAATACCTGACGAAGTTATTGCTAG GTTCAAGAGGATATACGCGACAGTGGACGACATCGACCTTTTCCCAGGCGGCATGAGCGAGCGGCCGCTGCAGGGCGGGCTGGTGGGCCCCACCTTCGCCTGCATCATCGCCATACAGTTCCGACAGCTCAGGAAATGCGACCGCTTCTG GTACGAGAACGACAACCGAGCGGCGCGCTTCACGGAGCAGCAGTTAGCGGAGATCCGCAAGACGACGCTGTCCAAGATCCTGTGCGACAACTTCGACGTGGCCAGCGACATCCAGCGCGCCGCTTTTGACCTGCCCAGTAACTTCCT GAATCCCCGCGTACCATGCTCGTCTCTGCCCAAGATCGACCTGTCAGCGTGGCGCGAGAGCTCCACGCAAGGCTGCCTCATCGCCGCGCGTAATGTGGCGCTCGGGGACTCGGCCTTCCCGTCGCCTTGCACCTCCTGCATCTGTACTGTTGAAGGG GCCCAATGCGCGTCTCTCCGCATAACAGACTGCGCGCAGCTATGGCGCGAATGGCCGCGAGAGGCGGTATTACACGACGACGTATGTACCGCGCAGTGCGGCGCTGCGCCCGCGCAGCCGCGCGCGCCGCGGCGACAGAACATCAACTTTAAGTTCCCCGACCTTACGCCCTTCATTGCGAAGTGA
- the LOC117987479 gene encoding thyroid peroxidase isoform X2 — protein sequence MNMATGVLDGSALYGSSEKELRSLRLYDAGKMDVGSCRKCNDGSPTAPLYKTLVAEHNRIAGQLYSMNPFWEDNTLFLEARRAMAAIIQHITYNEFLPVLLGEVGMAKAELKLTSLGFWRGYSSSNRAGAYAELVSVAPIFNAMMNEKLLNTTVTLQDLVKTNSHQVSRFPASVQWDLNRARDHGLPSYLKVLRMCDPMANVKSYGDFDKLGFDRTHQEMMADMYRNAEDIELMIAGAIEKPASGAVIGSTLACVLAFQFANLKKSDRFWYENDLPPSSFAPEQLAAIRKVSLAGLLCAADETLSRIQPKAFVKEDPYLNAAQQCSQHSSLEVSAWRDDTGAKAAERLSQDMLAAAMHKAKQEMADRKRLEYMLWETHGGADPKSPVGTAASFSKANKYALKLANTSLFFEFATNELLNSVNGRRRKRQIFSDSLGFGSANDFVDSLQSVDVSSFLGQDQLGPVIEPQCDDSSSCDPDNPFRTYTGHCNNLRNPNLGKSLTTFARLLPPVYEDGVSRPRINSVTGTPLPSPRIVSTVIHPDISNLHTRYTLMVMQFAQFLDHELTMTPIHKGFHESIPDCRSCDSPRTVHPECNPFPVPRGDHYYPEVNITSGERLCFPFMRSLPGQQQLGPREQVNQNTAFIDASVVYGENPCIVRKLRGFNGRLNATANPLNGRDLLPRSDSHPECKAPSGYCFIAGDGRASEQPGLTAIHTIFLREHNRVIEGLRGVNPHWDADLLFEHARRIIAAQLSHVIYNEFLPRLLSWNAVNLYGLKLLPSGYYKEYSPTCNPAIVTEFAAAAFRFGHSLLRPHLPRLSPNYTPVDPPILLRDGFFRPDMFMNHPPMVDELIRGLSSTPMETLDQFITGEVTNHLFEDRKIPFSGIDLVALNVQRARDHGVPSYNNYRALCNLKRATTFEDLAREIPDEVIARFKRIYATVDDIDLFPGGMSERPLQGGLVGPTFACIIAIQFRQLRKCDRFWYENDNRAARFTEQQLAEIRKTTLSKILCDNFDVASDIQRAAFDLPSNFLNPRVPCSSLPKIDLSAWRESSTQGCLIAARNVALGDSAFPSPCTSCICTVEGAQCASLRITDCAQLWREWPREAVLHDDVCTAQCGAAPAQPRAPRRQNINFKFPDLTPFIAK from the exons ATGAACATGGCAACGGGTGTATTAGACGGTTCAGCTCTGTACGGAAGCTCGGAGAAAGAGCTCCGGTCGCTGCGGTTGTATGACGCAGGGAAAATGGACGTGGGCTCTTGTCGCAA ATGTAACGACGGTTCGCCAACAGCTCCTCTATACAAGACCCTGGTAGCAGAACACAACCGCATAGCCGGCCAACTGTACTCCATGAATCCTTTCTGGGAAGACAACACTCTGTTCTTAGAGGCTCGCCGAGCAATGGCCGCAATCATCCAGCACATTACTTATAATGAGTTCCTGCCAGTCTTATTGGGAGAG gttggAATGGCCAAAGCAGAGCTAAAACTAACTTCCCTGGGATTCTGGCGCGGATATTCTAGTTCCAACCGTGCCGGTGCGTACGCCGAATTGGTCTCAGTTGCTCCGATTTTTAACGCTATGATGAATGAGAAATTG CTAAACACTACAGTAACTCTTCAAGACCTGGTCAAAACAAATTCTCACCAAGTATCTAGGTTTCCCGCATCAGTCCAATGGGACCTCAATCGAGCTCGCGATCATGGCCTGCCGTCGTATCTGAAGGTTCTACGCATGTGCGACCCCATGGCAAATGTCAAGTCCTACGGTGATTTCGATAAACTCGGTTTCGATAGAACTCACCAGGAAATGATGGCCGATATGTACAG AAACGCTGAAGACATTGAGCTGATGATAGCTGGAGCTATAGAGAAACCTGCTTCTGGTGCAGTCATTGGATCTACTTTAGCATGCGTATTGGCTTTTCAATTCGCTAACTTGAAAAAGAGTGATAG GTTCTGGTATGAAAATGACCTTCCCCCATCTTCCTTCGCTCCGGAACAACTTGCAGCTATCAGAAAAGTATCTCTTGCTGGTCTGTTGTGTGCTGCTGACGAGACTCTTAGCCGCATTCAACCTAAAGCCTTCGTCAAGGAAGATCCGTACTT GAACGCAGCACAACAGTGCTCGCAGCACAGCAGCCTGGAGGTGTCGGCGTGGCGCGACGACACGGGTGCCAAGGCCGCCGAGCGCCTATCGCAGGACATGCTCGCCGCCGCGATGCACAAGGCCAAGCAGGAGATGGCCGACCGGAAGAGGCTCGAGTACATGCTGTGGGAAACAC ATGGAGGGGCTGATCCTAAGTCACCAGTTGGAACAGCAGCCTCGTTCTCCAAGGCTAACAAATACGCCCTGAAGCTCGCCAACACTTCATTGTTCTTTGAGTTCGCCACCAATGAACTTCTGAATTCTGTTAATGG GCGTCGTCGCAAGCGTCAGATCTTCAGCGATTCCCTCGGATTCGGTTCAGCAAATGACTTCGTGGATTCCCTACAATCCGTCGACGTCAGTAGCTTCCTCGGTCAGGACCAGCTCGGGCCGGTCATTGAGCCCCAGTGCGACGACAGTAGCAGCTGCGACCCTGACAACCCGTTCAGGACTTACACCGGACATTGTAATAACTTGAGGAACCCTAACTTGGGGAAGAGTTTGACTACCTTTGCGAGGTTACTGCCGCCCGTTTATGAAGATG GTGTAAGTCGTCCCCGCATCAACTCCGTGACTGGAACGCCGCTGCCCTCGCCTCGTATCGTGTCTACAGTCATCCACCCTGACATCTCCAATCTGCACACTCGCTACACTTTGATGGTGATGCAGTTCGCGCAGTTTCTCGATCACGAACTTACTATGACTCCAATTCATAAAG GTTTCCACGAATCGATCCCCGATTGTCGATCATGTGACTCGCCTAGAACCGTGCACCCTGAGTGCAATCCATTCCCCGTGCCTCGTGGAGATCACTACTACCCTGAAGTCAACATTACATCGGGTGAACGATTGTGCTTCCCCTTCATGAGAAGTTTACCTGGACAGCAGCAATTAG GACCTCGTGAGCAAGTAAACCAAAATACGGCATTCATCGACGCGTCGGTGGTGTACGGCGAGAACCCGTGCATTGTGCGCAAGCTGCGTGGCTTCAACGGCCGCCTCAATGCCACGGCCAACCCGCTCAACGGCCGCGACCTGCTGCCGCGTTCCGACAGCCATCCCGAGTGCAAGGCTCCTAGCGGATACTGTTTCATTGCTG GTGACGGCAGAGCATCCGAGCAGCCTGGTCTAACCGCTATTCACACAATCTTCCTCCGAGAGCACAACCGCGTGATAGAAGGCTTACGAGGCGTCAACCCTCACTGGGATGCTGACCTTTTGTTCGAGCATGCTCGTCGCATCATCGCCGCGCAACTGTCCCATGTCATCTACAATGAGTTCTTGCCGAGATTGCTTTCCTGGAACGCGGTCAATCTTTACGGACTCAAGTTGTTGCCTTCTG GTTATTACAAGGAATACTCGCCAACATGCAACCCAGCCATCGTGACGGAATTCGCAGCTGCCGCGTTCAGATTTGGCCACTCGCTGCTCAGGCCGCACTTACCGCGTCTGTCACCAAACTACACACCAGTCGACCCACCTATCCTACTGAGAGACGGATTCTTCAGACCTGACATGTTCATGAAC caTCCACCAATGGTAGACGAGCTTATCAGAGGCCTTTCATCCACCCCCATGGAAACACTAGATCAATTCATCACGGGTGAAGTCACCAACCATCTGTTCGAGGATCGCAAAATTCCATTCTCTGGCATAGATTTAGTCGCCCTAAACGTACAAAGAGCGAGAGATCACGGCGTTCCCAGCTATAACAACTACAGAGCATTGTGTAACCTGAAGAGAGCGACTACCTTCGAAGACTTGGCTAGAGAAATACCTGACGAAGTTATTGCTAG GTTCAAGAGGATATACGCGACAGTGGACGACATCGACCTTTTCCCAGGCGGCATGAGCGAGCGGCCGCTGCAGGGCGGGCTGGTGGGCCCCACCTTCGCCTGCATCATCGCCATACAGTTCCGACAGCTCAGGAAATGCGACCGCTTCTG GTACGAGAACGACAACCGAGCGGCGCGCTTCACGGAGCAGCAGTTAGCGGAGATCCGCAAGACGACGCTGTCCAAGATCCTGTGCGACAACTTCGACGTGGCCAGCGACATCCAGCGCGCCGCTTTTGACCTGCCCAGTAACTTCCT GAATCCCCGCGTACCATGCTCGTCTCTGCCCAAGATCGACCTGTCAGCGTGGCGCGAGAGCTCCACGCAAGGCTGCCTCATCGCCGCGCGTAATGTGGCGCTCGGGGACTCGGCCTTCCCGTCGCCTTGCACCTCCTGCATCTGTACTGTTGAAGGG GCCCAATGCGCGTCTCTCCGCATAACAGACTGCGCGCAGCTATGGCGCGAATGGCCGCGAGAGGCGGTATTACACGACGACGTATGTACCGCGCAGTGCGGCGCTGCGCCCGCGCAGCCGCGCGCGCCGCGGCGACAGAACATCAACTTTAAGTTCCCCGACCTTACGCCCTTCATTGCGAAGTGA